The following are encoded in a window of Flavobacterium sp. WC2421 genomic DNA:
- a CDS encoding metallophosphoesterase: MVFRILLLGLILLIIEIYAFQAFRTLVKLKWILISYQVISVLVLLFILYSFTKFDSSVGQTKQTMFTMGLLLIVYVPKLIVTFLLLGEDVFRIGAGSVNYFLENNNDTFLGSRRKFVSQIGLGLAAIPFMSLIYGITIGKYNYKVIKQRIFFPDLPDAFDGFTITQISDVHSGSFDNPEKINYAIDLVNEQNSDMILFTGDIVNTDAKEMHPWLETFNRIKKHEYGKYSVLGNHDYGEYVTWPSEKDKADNFQAIKELYGKIGFTLMLNEHTYIEKGNDKIALIGVENWGHNFKKAGDINKASQDVAQDDFKILMSHDPSHWDYEIKNHVKNFHLTLSGHTHGMQFGIEIPGYFKWSLAQYVYAQWAGLYENLGRYVYVNRGFGFHAYPGRVGIMPEITVIELKKGKNVA; this comes from the coding sequence ATGGTTTTTCGTATACTGTTACTAGGTTTGATTCTTCTTATTATAGAGATTTATGCATTCCAAGCATTTAGAACATTAGTTAAGTTAAAATGGATTTTAATTTCATATCAAGTAATAAGTGTTTTAGTCTTGTTGTTTATCCTCTATTCTTTTACCAAGTTTGATAGTTCGGTTGGGCAAACAAAACAGACAATGTTTACTATGGGGTTGCTCCTAATAGTATATGTTCCGAAATTAATAGTTACATTCTTGCTTCTTGGTGAAGATGTTTTTCGAATTGGTGCTGGTTCTGTGAACTATTTTTTAGAAAACAATAACGATACTTTTTTGGGTTCAAGAAGAAAATTTGTTAGCCAGATAGGGTTAGGATTGGCGGCAATTCCATTTATGTCATTGATTTATGGTATTACAATAGGGAAGTATAATTATAAAGTAATAAAGCAACGTATTTTCTTTCCGGACTTACCAGATGCTTTTGATGGTTTTACTATTACTCAAATATCAGATGTTCACAGCGGAAGCTTTGATAATCCTGAGAAAATTAATTATGCAATTGATCTAGTTAATGAGCAAAATTCAGATATGATTCTTTTTACAGGAGATATTGTGAATACTGATGCTAAAGAAATGCATCCGTGGTTAGAGACCTTCAACCGAATTAAAAAGCATGAATATGGTAAATATTCGGTGCTAGGGAATCATGATTATGGAGAATATGTGACTTGGCCTTCAGAGAAAGATAAAGCAGATAATTTTCAAGCTATAAAAGAGTTGTACGGAAAAATTGGTTTTACACTAATGTTGAATGAGCATACTTATATTGAAAAGGGAAATGATAAAATTGCTCTAATCGGGGTTGAGAATTGGGGACATAATTTTAAAAAAGCAGGTGATATAAACAAAGCTTCTCAGGATGTTGCTCAAGATGATTTTAAGATTTTAATGAGTCATGATCCGAGTCATTGGGATTATGAAATTAAAAATCATGTAAAAAACTTTCATCTTACATTGTCAGGACATACACATGGAATGCAATTTGGAATAGAAATCCCAGGTTATTTTAAATGGAGTTTGGCACAATATGTTTATGCACAATGGGCAGGTTTATACGAAAATTTAGGTAGATATGTCTATGTGAATAGAGGGTTTGGGTTTCATGCTTACCCTGGAAGAGTGGGAATTATGCCCGAAATCACAGTCATTGAACTAAAAAAAGGCAAGAATGTGGCATAA
- a CDS encoding thioredoxin family protein, which yields MSKFGELISAQVPVLIDFYTDWNESSVSMHPVIRDVAAALGDKAKVIKIDVDKNQELADALRIKGLPTLMIYKEGQMIWRQSGELDANTIISIVQEQL from the coding sequence ATGTCAAAATTTGGAGAACTTATAAGCGCACAAGTACCTGTGTTAATCGATTTTTACACAGATTGGAATGAATCATCCGTTTCGATGCATCCAGTTATTAGAGATGTTGCAGCAGCTCTTGGTGACAAAGCAAAAGTCATCAAGATTGATGTGGATAAAAATCAAGAATTAGCAGATGCTTTAAGAATTAAAGGGCTTCCTACCTTAATGATTTATAAAGAGGGACAAATGATCTGGAGACAATCTGGTGAATTGGATGCGAATACTATCATTAGTATTGTTCAGGAACAACTTTAG
- a CDS encoding LacI family DNA-binding transcriptional regulator, which translates to MKVKATLKQIAKELNVSVSTVSKALNDSPEISDQTKIKIKEYAKLKNYKPNVIGLNLKNRKTKTIGVIIPNILNSFFAKVFSGIEKVADEKGYNVITCISNESIEKEINTLEMLSNGTIDGFILSVSEEAQKLQDYSHFSAIINDGTPIVMFDRIADEIECDKVVVDDFNSALNSTQRLIDLGCKNIALFSSVDKLSVGKLRTDGYLQALKNNGVAVNETIILRTNSEDDLSAAVLNIPSNEPIDAIFALEETDTVAALKYGLKHGFKIPEELSIIGFADGILASRRLTPSVTTVSQHAPEIGEKAALLLIDRLEAKEENLPFKTVVIKTILKERESTRNG; encoded by the coding sequence ATGAAAGTTAAAGCAACTCTTAAACAAATTGCAAAAGAACTTAACGTTTCTGTTTCTACAGTTTCAAAAGCCCTTAATGATAGTCCTGAGATTAGTGATCAAACAAAAATTAAGATAAAAGAATACGCTAAACTTAAAAATTATAAACCCAATGTTATTGGTTTAAATCTAAAAAACAGAAAAACAAAAACAATTGGTGTTATTATACCCAATATTTTAAATTCTTTTTTCGCAAAAGTTTTTAGTGGTATTGAAAAAGTTGCGGATGAAAAAGGATATAATGTGATTACTTGTATTTCTAATGAGTCGATTGAAAAGGAAATAAATACATTAGAAATGCTTAGTAATGGAACTATTGATGGCTTCATTTTATCAGTATCTGAAGAAGCACAGAAGCTTCAGGATTATTCTCATTTCTCAGCAATAATAAATGACGGAACTCCTATAGTAATGTTTGATAGAATAGCGGATGAAATTGAATGTGATAAAGTCGTGGTTGATGATTTTAATTCAGCTTTAAATTCTACACAAAGATTAATTGATTTAGGCTGTAAAAACATAGCATTGTTTTCATCAGTAGATAAACTTAGTGTTGGTAAATTGCGTACAGATGGTTATTTACAAGCGTTGAAAAATAATGGTGTTGCAGTAAATGAAACTATTATTTTAAGAACAAACTCAGAAGATGATTTAAGTGCCGCTGTTTTAAATATTCCTTCAAATGAGCCTATAGATGCAATTTTTGCTTTGGAAGAAACGGATACGGTTGCTGCATTAAAGTATGGACTAAAACATGGTTTTAAAATACCTGAAGAATTATCAATTATTGGTTTTGCAGATGGAATATTAGCTTCGAGAAGGCTAACTCCAAGTGTTACAACTGTAAGCCAACATGCGCCTGAAATTGGAGAAAAAGCAGCTTTGTTGTTAATTGATCGTTTAGAAGCTAAAGAAGAAAATTTACCTTTTAAAACGGTGGTTATTAAAACAATTTTGAAAGAAAGAGAGTCTACAAGAAACGGATAA
- the polA gene encoding DNA polymerase I produces the protein MSQQKRLFLLDAYALIFRGYYAFIKNPRINSKGMDTSAIMGFMNSLMDVIKREKPDHLAVAFDNGGSQLRNEIYPEYKAHRDATPEAIKIAVPYIQDLLRAMHIPIIEVKGFEADDLIGTIAKQAEKENYKVFMVTPDKDFAQLVSENIFMYKPARMGNGIEIWGIPEVLAKFEIERPDQVIDFLGMMGDAADNIPGLPGVGEVTAKKFLKEYGTMENLLANTDKLKGKMKENIEANKEKGLLSKTLATILLDCPVVFNETDYELSTPDVEKTDALFNELEFRRMAEQFDAIFKKGDTIATSNPADEAKLYKKPQPKNEDQFDLFGSTIANETSEETHHQYYNTLENTEHSYQIIQGDLGCKLLLQNLLKQTSVCFDTETTGLDALHAELVGVSFSYEKGKGFYVPFSENQEEAKILIEKFIPFFENESIEKIGQNLKYDLKILSNYGVSVEGKLFDTMIAHYLINPDMRHNMDILAETYLKYSPKSIETLIGKKGKNQKSMRDVDLEEIKEYAAEDADVTFQLKEQFAVELEKTETKKLFEEIEIPLVKVLADMEKEGIRLDTDFLKSLSHDLDNDIKKLEATIYEIAGEHFNLASPKQLGDILFDKLKIGGAKQKKTKTGQYATGEEVLSYLANENQIVKDILDWRQLIKLKNTYVDALPNQVDPITLRVHTDYMQTVAATGRLSSNNPNLQNIPIRTERGRQIRKAFVARDENYTLVSADYSQIELRVIAALSGEENMIKAFQNNEDIHKSTASKVFDVPLEEVTREQRSHAKTVNFGIIYGVSAFGLSNQTSLSRSESATLIEAYYKTYPRLKSYIHEQIEFARENGYVQTVLGRRRYLKDINSQNAIVRGGAERNAVNAPIQGSAADIIKIAMINIHEKLKTENWKSKMLLQVHDELVFDVHNSELEKIQPMIKHEMENAFKLDVPLIVDLGMGKDWLEAH, from the coding sequence ATGTCACAACAAAAACGTCTTTTCCTTCTCGATGCATACGCCTTAATATTTAGAGGTTATTATGCTTTTATAAAAAACCCTAGAATAAATTCTAAAGGAATGGATACATCAGCAATTATGGGGTTCATGAATTCCTTGATGGATGTAATAAAAAGAGAAAAACCAGATCATTTGGCCGTGGCCTTTGACAATGGTGGAAGTCAATTACGAAATGAGATTTATCCAGAATACAAAGCACATCGTGACGCCACTCCCGAAGCTATTAAAATAGCCGTGCCTTATATCCAAGATCTATTGCGCGCCATGCACATTCCAATAATTGAAGTAAAAGGCTTTGAAGCCGATGACTTAATTGGAACCATAGCAAAACAAGCTGAAAAAGAAAACTACAAAGTTTTCATGGTTACTCCAGATAAGGATTTTGCTCAATTGGTTTCTGAAAACATTTTCATGTACAAGCCCGCTCGAATGGGGAACGGAATAGAAATTTGGGGAATTCCTGAAGTTCTTGCAAAATTTGAAATAGAAAGACCAGATCAAGTAATCGACTTCCTAGGGATGATGGGTGACGCAGCTGACAATATTCCTGGACTACCAGGGGTAGGCGAAGTAACAGCCAAAAAATTCTTGAAAGAGTACGGAACAATGGAAAACCTTTTAGCAAACACTGATAAGCTAAAAGGAAAAATGAAAGAGAATATTGAAGCCAATAAAGAAAAAGGACTTTTATCTAAAACTTTAGCCACCATATTACTCGATTGCCCTGTCGTATTTAACGAAACTGATTACGAACTATCAACTCCTGATGTCGAAAAAACAGATGCATTATTCAATGAATTAGAATTTCGCCGAATGGCAGAACAATTTGACGCCATATTCAAAAAAGGAGACACAATAGCTACAAGCAATCCAGCTGACGAAGCCAAGTTATACAAAAAACCGCAACCAAAAAACGAAGACCAATTTGACCTTTTTGGAAGCACAATAGCTAATGAAACCTCAGAAGAAACACATCACCAATATTATAACACTTTAGAAAATACAGAACATTCCTATCAAATTATTCAAGGTGATTTAGGATGTAAATTACTATTACAAAATTTACTAAAACAGACTTCCGTATGTTTTGACACTGAAACTACTGGCTTAGATGCATTACATGCAGAACTAGTTGGTGTTTCATTTTCATATGAAAAAGGAAAAGGTTTTTATGTTCCTTTTTCAGAAAATCAAGAAGAAGCAAAAATTTTGATTGAGAAATTCATTCCTTTTTTCGAAAATGAATCTATAGAAAAAATTGGTCAAAATTTAAAATACGACCTAAAGATTCTATCCAACTATGGCGTTTCAGTGGAAGGAAAATTATTTGATACGATGATTGCTCACTATTTGATCAATCCTGATATGCGTCATAATATGGACATCTTGGCCGAAACCTATTTGAAGTACTCTCCAAAATCGATTGAGACATTAATTGGAAAAAAAGGAAAAAACCAAAAATCGATGCGCGATGTTGATTTAGAAGAAATCAAAGAGTACGCCGCTGAAGATGCGGATGTGACTTTTCAATTGAAAGAACAATTTGCTGTTGAATTAGAAAAAACCGAGACAAAAAAACTTTTTGAAGAGATTGAAATTCCTTTGGTAAAAGTACTAGCCGATATGGAAAAAGAAGGGATTCGTTTAGATACCGATTTCTTAAAATCATTATCACATGATCTAGATAATGATATTAAAAAACTAGAAGCTACTATTTACGAAATTGCCGGAGAACATTTTAATTTAGCTTCACCAAAACAACTTGGAGATATCTTATTTGACAAATTAAAAATAGGCGGAGCCAAGCAAAAAAAGACAAAAACAGGTCAATATGCTACAGGTGAAGAAGTATTGAGCTACTTGGCCAACGAAAATCAAATCGTAAAAGATATACTTGATTGGAGACAATTAATTAAACTAAAAAACACTTATGTCGATGCCTTGCCAAATCAAGTTGACCCAATTACATTGCGTGTTCATACTGATTATATGCAAACGGTAGCAGCCACAGGCCGATTGAGCTCTAATAATCCCAATTTACAAAACATTCCTATTCGTACAGAACGAGGAAGACAAATACGAAAAGCATTTGTAGCCAGAGATGAAAATTACACTTTAGTATCTGCGGATTATTCTCAAATTGAACTTCGTGTTATTGCTGCTTTGAGCGGCGAAGAGAATATGATCAAAGCGTTTCAAAATAATGAAGATATTCATAAATCTACTGCTTCTAAAGTTTTTGATGTCCCGTTAGAAGAAGTAACAAGAGAACAACGTAGCCATGCTAAGACGGTCAATTTTGGAATTATATATGGGGTTTCAGCATTTGGATTAAGCAATCAAACTTCACTTTCCCGTTCTGAAAGCGCTACTTTAATTGAAGCGTATTACAAAACATATCCAAGACTCAAATCATATATTCACGAGCAAATTGAATTTGCACGTGAAAACGGATACGTACAAACCGTTCTAGGAAGGCGTCGCTATTTAAAAGACATCAACTCGCAGAATGCAATAGTTCGTGGTGGCGCAGAACGTAATGCAGTAAACGCACCAATTCAAGGAAGCGCTGCCGACATTATCAAAATTGCCATGATTAATATCCATGAAAAATTAAAAACAGAAAACTGGAAAAGTAAAATGCTCCTTCAAGTTCATGATGAACTTGTGTTTGATGTACATAACTCGGAATTAGAAAAAATCCAACCGATGATCAAACACGAAATGGAGAACGCTTTCAAACTTGATGTTCCATTAATTGTAGATCTTGGAATGGGTAAAGATTGGCTGGAAGCACATTAA
- the rpsI gene encoding 30S ribosomal protein S9, translating into MGVIHKIGRRKTAVARVYVSEGTGVITVNKKEFATYFPTATLQYKVMQPMSMTENATNFDVKVNVYGGGSTGQAEAVRMALARVMCEVNAENRLILKPEGLLTRDPRMVERKKFGQKKARKKFQFSKR; encoded by the coding sequence ATGGGAGTTATTCACAAAATCGGTAGAAGAAAAACCGCTGTTGCACGTGTTTATGTTTCGGAAGGAACAGGAGTAATCACTGTAAACAAAAAAGAATTCGCAACTTACTTCCCAACAGCTACTTTACAGTACAAAGTAATGCAACCTATGTCTATGACAGAAAATGCAACTAACTTTGACGTAAAAGTAAATGTTTATGGAGGTGGTTCAACTGGTCAAGCAGAAGCTGTAAGAATGGCATTAGCACGCGTTATGTGTGAAGTAAATGCTGAAAACAGATTAATCTTGAAACCAGAAGGTTTATTAACAAGAGATCCAAGAATGGTTGAGCGTAAGAAATTCGGTCAAAAGAAAGCTCGTAAGAAATTTCAATTCTCGAAACGTTAA
- a CDS encoding polysaccharide deacetylase family protein — protein sequence MSFYWIKTHSIIKKLFSKYIWDLPNTENKIYLTFDDGPTPEITKWVLAELKKHSVKATFFCIGKNIETNPAIFNQIINEGHAIGNHTFDHLKGWKTTTETYIHNVSLCADSISNFKKGKITLFRPPYGKIKSNQAKILKAQGYKIIMWDVLSADFDQAITKEKCLENVISNMKSGSIIVFHDSIKAFDNLKYTLPKVLDYIAENKLSCEVLE from the coding sequence ATGAGCTTTTATTGGATAAAAACACACTCAATAATAAAGAAATTATTTTCAAAATACATTTGGGATTTACCCAATACTGAAAATAAAATATATCTTACTTTTGATGACGGTCCCACACCAGAAATTACCAAATGGGTGTTAGCAGAATTGAAAAAACATTCCGTCAAAGCTACTTTTTTTTGTATTGGGAAGAACATCGAAACAAATCCAGCCATTTTTAATCAAATAATAAATGAAGGTCACGCAATAGGAAATCACACTTTCGACCACTTAAAAGGATGGAAAACAACTACAGAAACATATATACATAACGTTTCCCTTTGTGCAGATTCAATTTCTAACTTTAAAAAGGGAAAAATAACTTTATTTCGTCCTCCTTACGGCAAAATAAAATCCAATCAAGCTAAAATATTAAAAGCACAGGGATATAAAATTATTATGTGGGATGTACTTAGTGCTGATTTCGACCAAGCAATAACTAAGGAAAAATGTTTAGAAAATGTGATCTCCAATATGAAATCAGGAAGTATAATAGTCTTTCACGATAGCATAAAGGCATTTGATAACCTCAAATATACATTGCCTAAAGTTTTAGATTATATAGCTGAAAATAAATTATCCTGCGAAGTTTTAGAATAA
- a CDS encoding DUF2723 domain-containing protein has protein sequence MNKATFNFNKWNTIIGWITFGIALITYTLTVEPTMSFWDCGEYIATAAKLEVGHPPGAPLFQMIGAFFAMFASDNQHIALMVNMTSVFSSAFTILFLFWSSSMILKKLVLRVTDNTNDNNQDSTLTKSNAIVVLGSSFVGALAYTYSDSFWFNAVEAEVYAMASLLISLLFWLGLRWEQDMDSPRGNKWLLIISLVIGLSFGVHFMALLTIPAIGFLYYFKHYKTVTIKNFLIANVVVISILLFIFKLLLPLTMAFFGKTEIFMVNNLGMPFNSGSIFVTLALIAFFYFGLNYTRKKEMVQYNTLLLCVLFIFIGFSTWMMLPIRANANTVINENKPSDAAEVLAYYNREQYGVNPLFYGPQYTETFAGLDKNNPYLDKAPNYERDYKTGKYVIVNNFKNAEQNSDDNQKTILPRMWSADHISNYMNFTNPPEFKINPAYPYENDLAQYGIDASKLSEEDYNKAIAQLKNEVAKTVTEFRHAYAQKQIDNDGYVKFLKSYGDYLIIEKPTTIDNLSFMVEYQFGYMYWRYLMWNFVGRQSDVQGRYDNQDGNWISGINFIDNLHVGSQDNLPSDVLNNKGRNVYYFLPFILGLIGLMYHANKDLKSFYVLLALFLFTGLALKIYLNERPFEPRERDYALVGSFYVFAIWIGFGVYALYESLQKYLASKIAGPVIIAASLLAAPVLMASQNWDDHDRSGKYTATAMAKAYLNSCDPNAILFTIGDNDTFPLWYAQEIEKVRTDVKIVNTSLFMTDWYIDQMKTKTYESNPLPISFTHDQYVGDKLDYVVHIPKTESRWEIKDFINFIKNPKSTVDMQNGQRIHFYPTNKIRIPVDKNSIIKNKVVATKYNDSIVPYIDLDIKGNALYKNRLMMLDIVANNNWKRPIFFSPGAFDDEDYLWMKNYLQLDGMVYKLVPIKTAIPKDGSPLDMGQIDSDKMYTNIMKWDWGNSDSDKIYHDPETRRESITYRTNLARLMNQLIVEGKMDKAKKVIDLAMKKMPLEKFGYYSLLEPFTRGYYQVGEKAKAQELLGKLITKYRENLNYYSKLAPSEQTSIAIDIITDIERYRGLLQVMIESGDSAFYNQNKVVFNTYITMFERFGRKKE, from the coding sequence ATGAATAAGGCGACATTCAATTTCAATAAATGGAATACGATAATAGGATGGATTACATTTGGAATCGCACTAATAACATACACGCTTACAGTGGAGCCCACAATGAGTTTCTGGGATTGTGGAGAATATATAGCAACTGCCGCTAAACTCGAGGTAGGTCATCCACCTGGAGCACCCTTATTTCAGATGATTGGCGCATTTTTCGCCATGTTTGCCTCAGACAATCAGCACATCGCATTGATGGTTAACATGACATCCGTATTCTCAAGTGCATTTACGATCTTATTCCTTTTTTGGTCATCATCCATGATTTTAAAAAAATTAGTTTTAAGAGTTACTGACAATACGAATGATAACAATCAAGACTCAACTCTTACTAAAAGCAATGCGATTGTAGTTTTAGGAAGTTCATTTGTTGGCGCTTTAGCTTACACTTATTCAGATAGTTTTTGGTTCAATGCCGTTGAAGCGGAAGTATACGCTATGGCTTCACTGCTTATTTCTTTACTTTTTTGGCTTGGGTTACGCTGGGAACAAGACATGGATTCTCCAAGAGGAAATAAATGGTTACTCATAATTTCGCTTGTAATTGGTCTTTCATTTGGTGTTCACTTCATGGCATTATTGACCATTCCTGCTATAGGTTTTTTATATTATTTCAAACATTACAAAACGGTTACAATCAAAAACTTCCTCATAGCCAATGTTGTTGTAATCTCTATCCTATTGTTCATTTTCAAACTATTACTTCCGTTAACAATGGCTTTCTTTGGTAAAACAGAAATATTCATGGTTAACAACTTAGGAATGCCTTTTAACTCTGGAAGTATATTTGTTACTCTAGCATTAATAGCTTTCTTTTATTTTGGATTAAATTACACTCGCAAAAAAGAAATGGTTCAATATAACACCTTATTATTGTGTGTTTTATTTATTTTTATTGGATTTTCAACATGGATGATGCTACCTATTAGAGCAAATGCCAATACCGTTATTAACGAAAATAAACCTTCTGATGCTGCCGAAGTACTGGCTTATTACAACAGAGAACAATATGGTGTTAATCCATTATTCTACGGACCGCAATACACAGAAACATTTGCCGGATTAGACAAAAACAACCCTTACCTTGACAAAGCTCCAAATTACGAGAGAGACTACAAAACAGGCAAGTACGTTATTGTAAATAACTTTAAAAATGCAGAGCAAAATAGCGATGATAATCAAAAAACTATTTTGCCAAGAATGTGGAGCGCTGATCATATTTCAAATTATATGAACTTCACCAATCCTCCTGAGTTCAAAATAAATCCAGCTTATCCTTATGAAAATGATTTAGCGCAATACGGAATTGACGCTAGTAAATTATCTGAAGAAGATTACAATAAAGCAATCGCTCAGTTGAAAAATGAAGTAGCAAAAACAGTTACGGAATTTAGACACGCCTACGCACAAAAGCAAATTGACAATGACGGATACGTTAAGTTTCTAAAAAGTTACGGCGATTATCTAATAATTGAAAAACCAACAACAATTGACAACTTAAGTTTTATGGTCGAATACCAATTTGGCTATATGTACTGGAGATATCTAATGTGGAATTTTGTTGGACGTCAAAGTGATGTACAAGGAAGATATGACAATCAAGATGGTAACTGGATAAGTGGAATCAATTTTATAGATAATTTACATGTTGGCTCTCAAGATAATTTACCTTCGGATGTTTTAAACAACAAAGGACGTAACGTATATTACTTTCTTCCATTCATTCTTGGACTTATAGGTTTAATGTATCATGCCAATAAAGATTTAAAAAGTTTTTATGTCTTGCTAGCCCTATTCCTTTTTACGGGTTTAGCATTGAAAATCTACTTAAACGAAAGACCCTTTGAACCTCGTGAGCGAGATTATGCCCTCGTAGGTTCCTTTTATGTCTTTGCCATATGGATTGGTTTTGGAGTATATGCTCTTTACGAAAGTTTGCAAAAATACTTAGCTTCAAAAATAGCTGGACCAGTTATCATTGCTGCTTCTTTATTGGCCGCTCCCGTACTTATGGCTTCTCAAAACTGGGATGATCATGATCGCTCTGGCAAATATACTGCAACTGCAATGGCAAAAGCGTACCTTAACTCTTGCGACCCCAACGCCATATTATTCACTATAGGAGACAACGACACCTTCCCACTTTGGTATGCCCAAGAAATAGAAAAAGTAAGAACCGACGTGAAAATTGTGAATACAAGCCTTTTCATGACTGATTGGTATATCGATCAAATGAAAACAAAAACTTACGAATCAAATCCATTGCCTATTTCATTTACACACGACCAATATGTAGGAGACAAACTGGATTATGTAGTTCATATTCCAAAAACAGAAAGCAGATGGGAAATAAAGGATTTTATAAATTTTATAAAAAACCCAAAATCAACAGTTGATATGCAAAATGGACAAAGAATTCATTTTTACCCAACTAATAAAATCAGAATTCCTGTAGACAAAAATAGCATCATAAAAAACAAAGTGGTTGCTACAAAATACAATGACTCTATTGTTCCCTACATTGATTTAGACATCAAAGGAAATGCATTGTATAAAAACAGATTAATGATGTTGGACATTGTAGCCAATAACAACTGGAAAAGACCTATTTTCTTCAGCCCAGGAGCTTTTGATGATGAAGATTATTTATGGATGAAAAACTACCTTCAATTGGACGGAATGGTTTATAAACTAGTCCCAATAAAAACCGCTATTCCTAAAGATGGAAGCCCACTAGATATGGGGCAAATTGATTCTGATAAGATGTATACCAATATTATGAAATGGGATTGGGGAAATAGTGATAGCGATAAAATCTATCATGACCCAGAAACCAGAAGAGAAAGCATAACCTATAGAACAAATCTTGCTCGACTAATGAACCAATTAATTGTGGAAGGAAAAATGGACAAAGCCAAAAAAGTAATTGATTTGGCAATGAAAAAAATGCCATTAGAAAAATTTGGCTATTATTCCCTTCTAGAGCCTTTTACAAGAGGATATTATCAAGTTGGAGAAAAAGCAAAAGCACAAGAACTTTTAGGGAAGCTAATTACAAAATACAGAGAAAACTTAAATTATTATTCAAAACTAGCTCCATCAGAACAAACAAGTATCGCTATTGACATCATTACAGATATTGAGCGCTACAGAGGACTGCTACAAGTAATGATTGAAAGTGGCGACAGTGCGTTTTACAACCAAAACAAAGTTGTATTCAATACCTACATTACGATGTTTGAACGTTTTGGACGTAAAAAAGAATAA
- the rplM gene encoding 50S ribosomal protein L13, whose product MDALSYKTQSASKATVTKEWIVVDAEGHNLGRLASKVAMILRGKYKPSYTPHVDCGDNVIVINSEKINLTGNKMDEKIYMRHTGYPGGQRTLTAKVLQSKNPALLVEKAVKGMLPKNKIGAELFRNLNVVVGSEHKQGAQKPRTVNLNDLK is encoded by the coding sequence ATGGACGCATTAAGCTACAAGACACAATCAGCAAGCAAAGCCACCGTTACAAAAGAGTGGATCGTTGTAGATGCTGAAGGTCATAACTTAGGTCGTCTTGCTTCAAAAGTCGCTATGATTTTAAGAGGTAAGTACAAGCCAAGTTACACACCGCACGTTGACTGTGGAGATAACGTAATTGTTATCAACTCAGAAAAAATTAACCTTACAGGTAACAAAATGGACGAAAAGATTTACATGCGTCACACAGGTTACCCAGGAGGACAAAGAACTTTAACTGCTAAAGTATTGCAATCGAAAAACCCTGCATTATTAGTAGAAAAAGCAGTAAAAGGAATGTTACCAAAAAACAAAATTGGTGCTGAACTTTTCAGAAATTTAAATGTTGTTGTTGGTTCAGAGCACAAACAAGGTGCACAAAAACCGAGAACAGTTAACCTAAACGATCTTAAGTAA